One segment of Erigeron canadensis isolate Cc75 chromosome 2, C_canadensis_v1, whole genome shotgun sequence DNA contains the following:
- the LOC122588073 gene encoding putative metallophosphoesterase At3g03305: protein MIESNVKVNPDMRTYLVKPSKIKLVNDDTDNASSFIFSNMFRHNILANLKANEVFCNCNIQNTNTIKIKSENEVVWIVQLSDLHFSVHHPERAFEFQKYVTSALSFINPSLVLITGDLTDGKSKDHLIMKQNEDEWIEYQKTMENVITMSGLDKNIFYDLRGNHDNFGVPTVSGPYDYFSNYSITGQLGRSQSVNSVTLQTSNRNLLFVSFDSTMSTGLRGPTNLFGHPTDQLLTEINSHFSQWDATSAKPLTKIAFGHFPLSFSAPSKSKKTLKEIFLKNSVTAYLCGHLHVKFGKNLKRHHEMGSHELFQLNVHQKGSPSSTSCPNGGQIVNEFWELEMGDWRKNRAMRIMAIDKGRVSFVDTDFKMGAKEILILPTYPLDSRYMSTTVLNKYKCESMEDVSHIRALVFSSTKIASVKVKVYDSSHGDLLMVLEASMSKSEDLYTVPWNFKSFMDPSPNRYWLKIEAIDINDEMSSTELMPFSLNGLRTDLSWTWKEFFIMGCQWAELYYPIFWSFYFVMFILLILPKAVTLLWRKQYTYKFFKANKGILNGLTWIFAEVDSIALLWKMMIAYLLYLLLCPWLLGQVFTEGGDRGYMTYKGWVVNFNDLRKLEFIGIPDVMIVVIPHLYFVVLPAVLIIGAVAAERAVYQEHVCSLSGKKKDDIGVYDGRLNSSNYISDRILKQLGKWARAILVVFSLAVCWKHFKNCWALMKAYEMNPLVHFPFYSFSVPFLLAYVFYKTKRL from the exons ATGATTGAATCTAATGTAAAAGTCAATCCTGATATGAGAACTTATCTTGTGAAGCCCTCTAAAATCAAGCTTGTCAACGACGACACTGATAATGCCTCGAGTTTTATTTTCAGCAATATGTTTCGCCATAATATTTTAGCTAATTTGAAAGCTAATGAAGTCTT TTGTAACTGTAACATACAGAATACAAacactataaaaataaaaagtgaaaacGAAGTCGTTTGGATCGTTCAACTATCTGATCTTCATTTTAGTGTTCATCATCCTGAACGTGCTTTTGAATTCCAAAAATATGTTACTTCTGCTCTTTCATTCATCAATCCTTCACTTGTTCTCATTACCGGCGATCTCaccg ATGGTAAAAGTAAGGATCATTTGATAATGAAGCAGAATGAAGATGAGTGGATTGAATATCAAAAAACGATGGAAAATGTTATAACGATGAGTGGTCTTGATAAGAACATTTTTTATGATCTTAGGGGAAACCATGATAATTTTGGTGTACCCACCGTAAGTGGCCCATAcgattatttttcaaattacaGCATCACGGGACAATTGGGAAGAAGTCAATCTGTTAATAGTGTTACTCTGCAG ACTAGCAACCGGAATCTTCTATTCGTTTCCTTCGACAGCACGATGTCTACTGGTTTGCGCGGTCCTACAAATCTTTTTGGGCATCCCACTGATCAATTGTTGACTGAAATAAACTCTCATTTCTCACAATGGGACGCCACCTCTGCAAAACCACTAACCAAGATTGCATTTGGCCATTTTCCACTTTCATTTTCCGCACcttcaaaatccaaaaaaactctaaaagagatttttttgaaaaactcaGTAACTGCCTACCTTTGTGGACACCTTCATGTAAAGTTCGGTAAGAATTTGAAACGGCACCATGAAATGGGCTCTCACGAGCTTTTCCAACTCAATGTACATCAAAAGGGTTCACCAAGTAGTACAAGTTGTCCAAATGGAGGTCAAATAGTCAATGAATTTTGGGAGTTGGAAATGGGTGATTGGAGGAAAAATCGAGCCATGAGGATTATGGCCATCGATAAAGGTCGAGTCTCATTTGTTGACACCGATTTTAAGATGGGAGCTAAAGAAATCTTGATATTGCCAACATATCCTTTGGATTCCCGTTATATGTCAACAACTgttttaaacaaatataaatgtgAATCAATGGAGGATGTGTCCCATATCCGAGCCCTTGTTTTCTCTTCGACAAAAATTGCATCAGTCAAAGTGAAAGTATATGACTCGAGCCATGGAGATCTTCTTATGGTTCTGGAAGCATCCATGAGTAAAAGTGAAGATCTATATACTGTCCCATGGAACTTTAAATCCTTTATGGATCCATCTCCCAATAGATATTGGCTTAAAATTGAGGCAATTGATATCAATGATGAAATGAGTTCGACTGAATTGATGCCTTTTTCCTTAAACGGTCTACGTACTGATCTTTCATGGACATGGAAAGAATTTTTTATCATGGGATGTCAATGGGCAGAATTATACTACCCGATATTCTGGTCATTCTATTTTGTTATGTTCATTCTTCTTATTCTACCAAAAGCAGTCACTTTGTTGTGGAGGAAGCAGTACACTTACAAGTTTTTTAAGGCGAATAAAGGCATCTTAAATGGTTTGACATGGATATTTGCTGAGGTGGACAGCATCGCCCTTTTGTGGAAGATGATGATAGCGTATTTGCTTTACCTTCTATTGTGTCCATGGCTTCTAGGTCAAGTTTTCACTGAAGGTGGTGATAGAGGATACATGACATATAAAGGGTGGGTGGTGAACTTTAATGATTTAAGAAAATTGGAGTTCATTGGAATCCCAGATGTAATGATTGTTGTTATTCCTCATCTTTATTTTGTGGTATTGCCGGCGGTTTTAATAATTGGAGCAGTGGCGGCTGAGAGAGCAGTGTATCAGGAGCATGTTTGCTCACTCTCcggaaagaaaaaagatgatattGGTGTATATGATGGAAGATTGAACTCAAGTAATTACATAAGTGACCGCATTTTAAAGCAGTTGGGTAAATGGGCTCGGGCTATACTTGTAGTTTTCTCCCTGGCGGTTTGTTGGAAGCATTTTAAG AACTGTTGGGCACTCATGAAAGCTTATGAGATGAACCCGTTGGTGCATTTTCCATTTTATAGTTTCTCGGTCCCATTTTTATTGGCCTATGTCTTCTACAAGACAAAAAGGCTATGA
- the LOC122587393 gene encoding acyl carrier protein 2, mitochondrial yields MAAAAAKNALLSYLRINVTPSSSFQNPRLIGGGLTQIFRRHFSEEVRGTFLDKSEVTDRVVTCVKNFQKVDPSKVTPAAHFQNDLGLDSLDTVEIVMALEEEFGFEIPDNEADKINTVNLAVDFIASHPQAK; encoded by the exons atggcggcggcggcggctaAAAATGCACTATTGAGTTACCTGCGTATTAACGTAACACCGTCATCATCATTTCAAAACCCTAGATTAATCGGCGGCGGATTAACTCAGATTTTCCGCCGTCATTTCTCAGAGGAAGTTAGGGGTACTTTCCTTGATAAATCTGAAGTCACTGATCGAGTTGTCACTTGCGTCAAAAACTTCCAGAAAGTCGATCCTTCcaag GTTACACCAGCTGCCcatttccaaaacgatcttggTTTAGACAGTTTAGATACAGTTGAGATTGTGATGGCACTTGAAGAAGAGTTTGGGTTTGAGATTCCTGACAACGAGGCAGACAAAATTAACACCGTTAACCTTGCCGTTGACTTCATTGCATCTCATCCCCAGGCTAAATAA
- the LOC122587420 gene encoding dehydrogenase/reductase SDR family member 7 isoform X1 — protein MMSIIISSVIVALVVTLSHRFITTDGDFTLLLKGKVKPQTFQDKVVWITGASRGIGENLAKQLATLGAKIIISARNVAELERVKKEISDLKLGKHGPQVVEILPLDLTSGEDAIREVVDKAESLFGASGVDYMIHNAAFERPKSTALDVPEASLKATLDVNVMGPISLTRLLLPHMLKRGRGHFVVMSSAAGKTPAPGQAVYSASKFALNGYFHSLRSEFYQKGIMVTVVCPGPIETSNVPDTSTSGQKGLKENRVSSERCAELTLVAASHGLKEAWISYQPVLAVMYLVQYMPSVGFWLMDKVGGKRVEVAAQKGNTYSINLLFGRKKE, from the exons ATGATGTCAATCATCATTTCTTCCGTGATTGTTGCTCTAGTTGTTACTTTATCACATAGATTCATCACAACTGATG GTGATTTCACATTGCTGTTAAAAGGAAAAGTAAAGCCCCAAACTTTTCAAGATAAG GTTGTTTGGATTACTGGAGCAAGTCGGGGAATTG GTGAAAATCTTGCCAAACAACTTGCAACTTTAGGGGCCAAGATAATTATTTCTGCAAGAAACGTGGCAGAATTAGAAAGAGTTAAGAAAGAAATTTCTG ATTTGAAATTAGGAAAACATGGACCTCAAGTGGTGGAGATATTACCTCTCGATTTGACTTCCGGTGAAGATGCAATCAGAGAGGTTGTTGATAAAGCCGAATCATTATTTGGTGCATCTGGTGTGGATTATATGATCCATAATGCAGCTTTTGAGCGACCT AAATCAACAGCACTTGATGTACCCGAAGCAAGTCTCAAG GCTACACTTGATGTAAATGTTATGGGGCCGATATCTCTTACACGACTGCTGCTTCCTCACATGTTGAAGAGAGGTAGAGGACACTTTGTTGTG ATGAGTAGTGCTGCAGGTAAGACTCCTGCACCTGGGCAAGCGGTCTATTCTGCATCAAAATTTGCATTGAATGGCTACTTTCATTCCTTGCGGTCTGAG TTTTACCAAAAGGGAATTATGGTAACAGTTGTTTGTCCTGGGCCAATAGAGACATCAAATGTACCTGATACAAGCACCTCGGGGCAAAAGGGATTAAAGGAG AATAGAGTATCATCAGAAAGGTGTGCAGAGCTTACACTAGTTGCAGCAAGCCATGGTTTGAAGGAAGCTTGGATATCATATCAG CCTGTGCTCGCTGTTATGTACCTGGTGCAATACATGCCATCTGTTGGATTCTGGCTAATGGACAAG GTTGGGGGAAAACGAGTAGAAGTAGCTGCTCAAAAAGGAAATACATACTCGATAAACCTGCTCTTTGGCCGAAAGAAGGAATAA
- the LOC122587420 gene encoding dehydrogenase/reductase SDR family member 7 isoform X2, protein MMSIIISSVIVALVVTLSHRFITTDGDFTLLLKGKVKPQTFQDKVVWITGASRGIGENLAKQLATLGAKIIISARNVAELERVKKEISGKHGPQVVEILPLDLTSGEDAIREVVDKAESLFGASGVDYMIHNAAFERPKSTALDVPEASLKATLDVNVMGPISLTRLLLPHMLKRGRGHFVVMSSAAGKTPAPGQAVYSASKFALNGYFHSLRSEFYQKGIMVTVVCPGPIETSNVPDTSTSGQKGLKENRVSSERCAELTLVAASHGLKEAWISYQPVLAVMYLVQYMPSVGFWLMDKVGGKRVEVAAQKGNTYSINLLFGRKKE, encoded by the exons ATGATGTCAATCATCATTTCTTCCGTGATTGTTGCTCTAGTTGTTACTTTATCACATAGATTCATCACAACTGATG GTGATTTCACATTGCTGTTAAAAGGAAAAGTAAAGCCCCAAACTTTTCAAGATAAG GTTGTTTGGATTACTGGAGCAAGTCGGGGAATTG GTGAAAATCTTGCCAAACAACTTGCAACTTTAGGGGCCAAGATAATTATTTCTGCAAGAAACGTGGCAGAATTAGAAAGAGTTAAGAAAGAAATTTCTG GAAAACATGGACCTCAAGTGGTGGAGATATTACCTCTCGATTTGACTTCCGGTGAAGATGCAATCAGAGAGGTTGTTGATAAAGCCGAATCATTATTTGGTGCATCTGGTGTGGATTATATGATCCATAATGCAGCTTTTGAGCGACCT AAATCAACAGCACTTGATGTACCCGAAGCAAGTCTCAAG GCTACACTTGATGTAAATGTTATGGGGCCGATATCTCTTACACGACTGCTGCTTCCTCACATGTTGAAGAGAGGTAGAGGACACTTTGTTGTG ATGAGTAGTGCTGCAGGTAAGACTCCTGCACCTGGGCAAGCGGTCTATTCTGCATCAAAATTTGCATTGAATGGCTACTTTCATTCCTTGCGGTCTGAG TTTTACCAAAAGGGAATTATGGTAACAGTTGTTTGTCCTGGGCCAATAGAGACATCAAATGTACCTGATACAAGCACCTCGGGGCAAAAGGGATTAAAGGAG AATAGAGTATCATCAGAAAGGTGTGCAGAGCTTACACTAGTTGCAGCAAGCCATGGTTTGAAGGAAGCTTGGATATCATATCAG CCTGTGCTCGCTGTTATGTACCTGGTGCAATACATGCCATCTGTTGGATTCTGGCTAATGGACAAG GTTGGGGGAAAACGAGTAGAAGTAGCTGCTCAAAAAGGAAATACATACTCGATAAACCTGCTCTTTGGCCGAAAGAAGGAATAA
- the LOC122588074 gene encoding endoribonuclease Dicer homolog 2-like yields the protein MDDETIFNLQPQKTLKDLIKDPQGSRTPPFLATFYLYQIEALEQAIKQNTIVFLDTGSGKTLIAIMLLRCYAHLLTKPSSNFAVFLVPTVVLVKQQAEAVRKYLDLKVEEYWGEKKGMDYWNASDWTKQRDENQVMVMTPAILHDALTHKFLRLDNIKLLIFDECHNAKKRHPYALIMNEFYHRQLRDGITELPRILGMTASPVKGKGLSSTEDYWKEIKNLENQLNSKVFTCEVAESVPISAPQYKYYQSIEFPDQVLKELKCTLLLLREKHEITIKKANISESSMDHSMKRLSKLSSIFEFCLQELGIWLAVKATEAYACEENDLFTGALDVRGDTIAREFCKDANKAFSSYIPAEWMISHINQESVRIGLISAKVVCLLESLAEYRHVNDMRCIIFVERVITAIVLKSLLRELNPKLFGWRTEYTAGNHSTMQSQSRGVQNKIVEEFRKGMVNIIVATSILEEGLDVQKCNLVIRFDLSATICSFIQSRGRARMSNSEFVLLIKSGDTETLEKANNYLLSGKLMRDQSLNHASEPCEPLDSEMLDEDVYCVESTGATLSLSSSIGMVNFYCSRLPSDGYFKPYPSFITDKESGTCTILFPKSCPLPRVCIESKGKSKMLKRIACLEACKQLHKMGALTDNLVPDTVEEADDSQEIEYDYEEEKVQYVPPELVGRLGVDSDKVYHFYSIKLKKNFDYNVEFQDIVLGVKTELELDSQGLSFELEVDRGTLSASVAYLGMSMFTSEQISLLNKFQLTMFKVLLDHSITELMKSLEVIKSKKDIMGFEYLLLPSMGLNKASSIFDWNSVRSIQFPHEEKHNCSLTSNNHHQVHTRNGLICSCLVESSLVYTPHNGRLYCTTEWLHGMNSNSLLETKEDETITYKDYYKTKYDIDLKYDSFFLARQLFVVQNFLQRGRHHKEKEIRNVRVQLPSEVCYIIMSPISLSTFYSFSFLPSVMHRIESWLLAINLKKLHVDHTLSNANVSPLKVLEAITTKKCLESYNLESFEILGDSFLKYAATQHLFKSLQNQHEGILSSRREKIISNESLCRLGCRCNILGFIRNEPFDPKAWVIPGDRSANLNLEEKVFPTGRRGYIGRKRTLKKKVVADVVESLIGVFLSEGGESAALSFMGWLGIEVDFGNTLYARTMIPQPEKFVSIDQLESVLSYSFQDPSLLVEALTHGSYMLPEIPRCYQRLEFLGDAVLDYLMTVHLYRKYPGISPGLLTDLRSASVNNDCYAQSSVRVGLHKHILHGSQVLHRNIVSAVDDFEQLQLVSTFGWESESTFPKVLGDVIESIAGAILVDSGYDKDQVFRSIRPLLEPLVTPETLRLHPVKELHDLLQKKHFGIKKSAKRTLEGTISFTIEVEAEGIVFKDSCVAQDKKMAERLASKSVLKLIKEIFPGI from the exons GTAATGGTAATGACACCTGCCATTTTACATGATGCGTTGACGCATAAGTTTCTACGCTTAGATAATATTAAGCTTTTGATATTTGATGAATGCCATAACGCCAAAAAACGGCATCCGTATGCTCTCATCATGAAC GAGTTCTATCACCGCCAGTTACGTGATGGTATTACTGAGCTTCCTAGGATACTCGGTATGACAGCTTCACCTGTGAAAGGCAAAG GTCTAAGCTCAACTGAGGATTATTGGAAAGAAATTAAAAACCTCGAGAATCAATTGAACTCAAAG GTATTTACATGTGAAGTGGCTGAGTCAGTTCCCATATCTGCCCCTCAGTACAAGTATTACCAGAGTATAGAATTTCCTGATCAGGTGTTGAAGGAGTTAAAATGTACTTTGCTGCTTTTAAGAGAAAag CatgaaataacaataaaaaaggCAAACATCTCGGAATCTTCAATGGACCATTCAATGAAGAGGTTATCGAAACTATCATCAATATTCGAGTTCTGTTTGCAAGAGTTGGGCATTTGGTTGGCAGTGAAG GCGACAGAAGCATATGCGTGTGAAGAAAATGACCTCTTTACGGGGGCACTTGATGTACGTGGAGACACAATTGCTAGAGAGTTCTGCAAAGATGCCAATAAAGCTTTCTCTTCATACATACCAGCTG AATGGATGATTAGTCACATTAATCAGGAAAGTGTGAGGATCGGATTAATCTCAGCAAAAGTTGTGTGCTTACTTGAATCACTTGCTGAATACAG GCATGTAAATGATATGAGATGCATTATATTTGTCGAGAGGGTGATTACAGCCATTGTACTTAAAAGCTTACTCAGGGAGTTAAACCCCAAACTGTTTGGGTGGAGAACTGAATACACTGCCGGTAATCATTCTACAATGCAGTCACAAAGCCGTGGTGTTCAAAATAAAATCGTGGAAGAGTTCCGTAAAGGAATG GTCAATATAATTGTTGCAACATCGATCCTTGAAGAAGGTCTGGATGTTCAGAAATGCAATCTTGTAATTCGATTTGACCTCTCAGCCACTATTTGTAGCTTTATTCAGTCTCGAGGCCGTGCTCGAATGTCAAACTCAGAATTTGTGTTGCTTATTAAAAG TGGGGACACGGAGACGTTAGAGAAGGCGAACAACTACCTTTTGAGTGGAAAACTCATGAGGGATCAGTCATTAAATCATGCTTCTGAACCGTGTGAGCCATTGGATAGTGAAATGTTAGACGAAGATGTATATTGCGTGGAATCTACTGGGGCAACTTTAAGCTTGAGTTCTAGCATTGGAATGGTTAACTTCTATTGTTCTAGACTGCCTTCTGACGG GTATTTCAAGCCTTATCCGAGCTTTATAACTGATAAGGAATCAGGAACTTGCACAATTCTTTTCCCTAAAAGTTGCCCACTTCCAAGAGTCTGTATTGAGAGTAAGGGCAAGTCAAAAATGCTGAAACGAATCGCATGCCTTGAAGCATGTAAGCAACTTCATAAGATGGGAGCGTTAACAGATAATCTTGTTCCGGATACCGTGGAGGAAGCTGATGATTCACAAGAAATCG AGTAcgattatgaagaagaaaaggttCAATACGTGCCTCCTGAGCTTGTGGGGCGATTAGGAGTTGATTCAGATAAAGTGTATCACTTTTACTCAATTAAGTTAAAGAAGAACTTTGATTACAATGTTGAATTCCAAGATATAGTACTTGGAGTGAAGACTGAGTTAGAACTCGATAGTCAAGGATTATCTTTTGAACTTGAGGTCGATAGAGGCACCCTTTCTGCTTCCGTGGCTTATCTTGGGATGTCCATGTTTACATCTGAGCAG ATCAGCCTATTGAACAAATTTCAATTGACTATGTTCAAGGTACTTCTTGATCACTCTATCACAGAGTTGATGAAATCTTTAGAAGTAATTAAGTCAAAAAAGGACATAATGGGATTTGAGTATCTTCTGCTGCCTTCAATGGGATTAAATAAAGCATCATCAATCTTTGATTGGAATTCTGTTCGTTCTATTCAGTTTCCACATGAAGAAAAACATAATTGCTCTTTAACGAGCAACAATCATCACCAAGTACACACCAGAAATGGATTAATTTGCAGTTGTTTGGTGGAAAGTTCATTGGTATATACCCCTCATAATGGGCGTTTGTATTGTACCACCGAATGGTTACATGGTATGAATAGTAATTCGCTCTTGGAAACAAAGGAAGATGAAACAATCACCTATAAAGATTACTACAAAACAAA GTATGATATTGACTTGAAGTACGACTCCTTTTTTTTAGCAAGACAGCTTTTTGTAGTTCAAAATTTTCTTCAAAGAGGCAGACATCATAAGGAGAAAG AAATAAGAAATGTAAGGGTTCAGCTGCCTTCCGAAGTGTGTTACATTATCATGTCGCCGATATCTCTAAGTACCTTctattcattctctttcctACCGTCAGTGATGCATAGGATCGAGTCATGgcttttagccatcaacttaaaGAAGTTGCATGTAGATCATACTCTTTCAAATGCAAATGTTTCGCCCCTCAAG GTCTTAGAAGCAATCACTACAAAGAAATGCCTTGAAAGTTATAATCTGGAATCTTTTGAGATCTTGGGTGATTCTTTTTTAAAGTATGCAGCAACTCAACATTTATTTAAATCTCTCCAAAATCAACACGAGGGCATCCTGAGTTCTCGGAGGGAGAAAATAATATCCAATGAATCGTTATGCAGATTGGGATGTCGCTGCAATATTCtg GGATTCATCCGTAATGAACCTTTTGATCCAAAGGCATGGGTTATTCCGGGGGATCGATCTGCCAACTTGAACTTGGAAGAAAAAGTGTTcccaactgggagaagaggttaCATTGGCaggaaaagaacattaaaaaagaaagtagTAGCGGATGTTGTAGAATCATTAATTGGCGTTTTTCTTAGCGAAGGAGGTGAATCAGCAGCCTTATCATTTATGGGCTGGCTAGGAATAGAGGTTGACTTTGGCAACACGCTTTATGCCAGAACAATGATACCGCAACCTGAAAAGTTTGTAAGCATTGATCAGTTGGAATCGGTTCTTAGTTATTCATTTCAGGACCCATCTTTACTTGTTGAAGCATTAACACATGGTTCTTATATGCTACCTGAGATTCCAAGATGTTACCAG CGTTTAGAGTTTCTTGGGGATGCCGTGTTGGACTATTTAATGACCGTACACCTATATAGGAAATATCCCGGAATATCTCCTGGCCTGTTGACTGATCTAAGGTCTGCATCCGTAAACAATGATTGTTATGCCCAATCTTCGGTTAGAGTTGGACTGCACAAGCACATCCTTCACGGATCACAAGTTCTGCATCGGAATATAGTGTCCGCTGTTGATGATTTTGAACAACTGCAGTTGGTTTCTACTTTTGGATGGGAGTCTGAAAGCACATTTCCAAAG GTACTTGGAGATGTGATAGAATCAATAGCCGGGGCGATTCTTGTGGATTCTGGATATGACAAAGACCAAGTTTTTCGGAGCATTAGGCCACTTCTCGAGCCATTGGTAACCCCGGAGACGCTGAGACTTCATCCGGTGAAAGAGTTGCATGATCTCCTTCAAAAGAAACATTTTGGAATAAAAAAATCTGCTAAAAGGACTCTTGAGGGTACCATATCTTTCACCATTGAAGTCGAAGCGGAAGGAATCGTGTTCAAAGACTCGTGCGTGGCTCAAGATAAGAAAATGGCTGAGAGACTTGCATCCAAGTCTGTTTTGAAGCTCATCAAAGAAATATTTCCTGGCATATAA